GCCGGCTGCATCAACGCCACGAGGGGCTGGTGATCAGTGTGGTGACCGGGGTCAGTGCGCAGCTGCTGGGGCAGTTGCACCTGGGGGAGCTGGAACTGGTGGTCGGGCGCATGACCGACAGCCCGCAGATTCAGGGGTTGTCGTTCGAGCATCTGTACAGCGAATCGATGGCATTGGTGGTACGGCCGGGGCACCCGCTGTTGACCAATGCACCGGTGGACCGCCAACAGGTGGCGCGTTACCCACTGGTGCTGCCGCCACCGGGCACGACGATCCGCCAGCATGCCGACAGCCTGTTCGTGCAATGCGGCATCCAGATGCCGGCGCAGCGGCTGGAGACGTTGTCGCTGGCACTGAGCCGGCGCTATCTGCTGGGCAGCGATGGTGTGTGGGTGGCGCCGCGTGATGCGGTGGTGCTCGATTTGCGGCGCGGCGAGTTGGCCGAACTCGACCTTGGCGTGCGTGAGCCGGGCGGGTCGGTGGGGATTTGCCGCAATGCCGCATTGCCCCAGAGCCTGCCGGGGCAGTGGGTGTGCGAGGTGTTGCGCGAGGTTGCGGGCCAGTATCGGGAAGGGGCGTATCCCTAGAAATGTGGCGCCACGCAGTGGCGCATCGCGGATGAATCCGCTCCTACAGGAGTGGTGTAGGAGCGGATTCATCCGCGATGCGGCGCGCCAGCGCCGCTCGATCTCACACGGAGAATATCCTTCAGAACCCGCCGAAATAAATAGCCACAAAACCCTGCAAACCCGTCACAAAGGGTCAATACTGGCCAATGGCTGCAAGCCCAAGGATGAATAACGTTTTAAGCACTGAACTTCCCAGCCAGAACCCGCTCTTATGCCGGTAGCCATTGGTAACGGCCGCCTGATAAGCTCGCGGCTTTACCCTGATTGCCCTCATGGCGCATGAACAAGGAAATAGCATGAAACAGCATCGTCTGGCGGCTGCGGTTGCCCTGGTAGGCCTGGTACTGGCGGGTTGCGACCAGCAGGCCAGCACCCCCGAGCTGAAGACTCCGGCAGAAAAAGCCTCCTACGGCATCGGCCTGAACATGGGCAAGAGCCTGGCTCAGGAAGGCATGGAAGACCTTGATTCCAAAGCCGTCGCCCTCGGCATCGAAGACGCCGTTGGCAAAAAAGAGCAGCGCATCAAGGATGAAGAGCTGGTAGAAGCCTTCACCGCCCTGCAAAAGCGCGCGGAAGAGCGCCTGGCCAAGGCCAGCGAAGAAGCCGCTTCGGCCGGTAAGAAATTCCTCGAAGAGAACGGCAAGAAGCCAGGTGTTGTCACCACCGCTTCGGGCCTGCAGTACGAAGTGGTCAAGAAGGCCGACGGCCCACAGCCTAAAGCGTCCGACGTGGTTACCGTTCACTACGAAGGCAAGCTGATCGATGGCAAGGTGTTCGACAGCTCGGTCGAGCGCGGCAGCCCGATCGACCTGCCGGTCAGTGGCGTGATCCCGGGTTGGGTCGAAGGCCTGCAACTGATGCACGTGGGTGAGAAGTACAAGCTGTTCATCCCGGCTGAACTGGCCTACGGTGCCCAGAGCCCGAGCCCGCTGATCCCGGCCAACTCGGTGCTGGTGTTCGATCTGGAACTGATCGCCATCAAAGACCCGGCCAAGCTGCAAGGTGAAGTGCCTGAAGGCGAAGCCCCGGCTGAAGCTCCAGCCCAGTAACACGGCTTGCCACATCACAACGCCCCGCTCAGACGGGGCGTTGTCGTTTCAGAACCCTGCGTGCGGGGCAGTGTCCGATACCAGGTGCAAATCGTTTGCGCCAATTGAAACGACTGTGTAAAAAACGCCCGATCTGACCGTGGCCCTTGCCTCGTGGGCACCTGCGGGCGGAAACTCTGCCCTGTTCACAAGGTTATCCACAATAAATGTGGATAACCCTTTCGTTATTGGAGGCACCATGAGCGCACCCTGGAACTTCGCCCGCTTCCTGCCCCTTGCCGAGCGCCTGCTCAGCCGCGGCCGGCTGCCGGCGTTGCTGTTTGCCGTGGCGCGCAAAGGCCCGCGTATTGGCCAATTGCGTGAGGACATCAAGCTTTTGCAGTCGCTGTGCCTGGCATGGTGGCGCGGCGAGTACCGGGCAGTCAGCCCCAAGGCTTTGGTCACCGTGGTGGCAGGCTTGCTGTACTTCGTCAGCCCCATCGATGCCATTCCTGACTGGTTGCTGGGAGTTGGATTTCTCGATGACATCGCTGTGTTGGGTTGGGTGCTGAAGACCGTGGCCGATGAGTTGGCCCGTTTCAAGGCCTGGCGCGACAGCCAGGCGCCGGAGCGTTTGCGTGTGGTCGAGCGCTTGCCGGCTACGCCAGAGGCCTTGCACCTGGAGCGCGATACGCACTGAAAAAGAGCAAGTCCCCACAGACTCCCGGGCTTGGTAATATAATTGGCATAAGCATTATGCCTACGGATTACATGCCGTAATCCTACGTTAGGGGGTTGTTATGGGTATTCAGGTCATCAGCCGGGACGGTCAACCCGAGTACGCCGTGGTTCCCTGGGAGCAGTATCAGGCACTGCTCAAGGCCGCGGGCCAGGCACCTGCCGAGGTTGCCGTCGAAGAAACCGTGCAGGCTCCGAGTGCCAGCCTGCCAGCCTTTACTGAAGTGGCACAGCTGCGCCAGGCCAAGGGTATTGCCCCGGAGGCGCTGGCGCGTAACGTGGGCGTGAGCCCGGCCTACCTCAGCATGATCGAGTCGGGTGAGCGTGAGCCGAACGATGCGATTCGTCGAGCGTTGGCGTGGCACCTGGGCGTGGCAGGCTGGAGCGAGCCATCATGAGCCAGGTCCAGGTCAGGATCAGCCGACAGCATTGGCAAAACCTGCTGGACGAACTTGACCTGGCCCGACGACAACGCCACCTGCTTACCTACCGCGCGTTGATCGAGCGTTTGCAGCTGCCCAGCCCGGCCATGCAGACGCTGACGGCTGCACTGGAGTATCTCGCCGTGCTTGATGCCCGTGCCGAGCAGCCGTTGCGCAGTTCGCTGGTGATCAGCCAAGGGGCCAGCCGCTTGCCGCGCACCGGCTTTTTTGAATGCGTGGAGCGCCTGGGGCGTTTTGCCGGGCCGGTGGATGGGATGGAGGCGGCGTCGTGGCATGCTTCCGAGGTGGTGCGGGTGTTTGAGTATGCCTATCCCGAGACGGCTTGATGTATTGCCTGTGTTGGCCTCATCGCGGATGAATCTGCTCCTACACGGCTCCCTGTAGGAGCGGATTTATCCGCGATGAGGCCACTACAGGCAATGCATTCCTGTGAACCAGCCCACAAGGCTTGCCATCGCTGCCCAGTACCTCCAGCGACTCCAAATGCCCGTGCCGCCCAAACAACTCGATGATCTGCCCGATCGTTGCGTTCAACCCCACCGTGGGTTGCTCGGTCAATGTCACAGGCATCAGATGCGCCAACACCTGCTGCCCCTCCCGAACCCCCAGCTCCTGCGGCCGCCCCAGCAAATACCCCTGCACCAGGTCCACCCCCATCTCCCTCAACACCTCCAACTCCTCGGCCAGCTCGATCCCCTCGGCAATCACCTGCGCCCGTGACGCTCGGGCAATCTGCAGGATCGACCCCACGAACTCGCGCTTGAGTGGGTCCTGGTGGATGCCATCAATGAAATGCCGGTCGATCTTCACGTACTCCGGGCGCAGCTCCGACCACAAACGCAGGCTTGAATACCCCGCACCCAAGTCATCCAGGGCAATGGAAAACCCCATGTCGCGGTAATGGTGCAGCGCGTTGGAAAGCAGCTGAAAATCATCGGTGGGCGTCTGCTCGGTCAGCTCGATCACGACCTGGCTGGGTGCTAGGCCAACCTGCTCCAGCAGCTTCAACGTGCGCCCGGAGGGGTAGTGCGGCTCCAGCAGCGACTCCGGGGAGACGTTCAGGTACAACTTGCCGCCCAGCTGTTGCTCGCTGAAACGCCGGCAAGCGCTCTCCCGGCAAACGCTTTCCAGTTCGGTCAGGTGGCCCGCCTGACGTGCAATGGCAAACAGGTTCAGGGGCGAATGCAGCGGGCTGTTGGACGGCCCCCGGCTCAAGGCTTCGTGGCCGTGCACGCGCCCCTCGCTCAGGCACATGATCGGCTGAAACAGGCTATGAATGCTGCGCTGAGCCAAAATGGCACTCAATGCACTGAGCTGTTCGACAACGGTCATGACGGCATCCTGAAAATGAAAGGGCCGGGCATTTGCATACCCGGCCCCGCTATTTCACGACAGCGCGATGACTGTTTGATGACAGGTCACATTAATCTGCCATCACTCGTCGTTACTGCTTGGCCACCTTGGTGCTGGCGCTCAGGTAGTCGATCAGGATGCGACCGGTTTCCGAGAGGTAGGCGTCGTCTTCCGGCTTGGTGTTTTCGTCCTCGGCCGGCAGCGCGTCTTCGTCTTCCTTCTTCAGCTCCTTGAGCGGCTCTTCACCTTTGGCCTTGCGGCGGATGTTCTCCAGCGCCAGTTGCTTGGCCTCGATGTCATCGTGGCGGGCGCGGCGGTCCTGTTCGTTGAGGCTGACGGTTTTCTCGTTCATCAGCTTCTGGGTCAGGGCCAGGCGGTCACGGATGTAGGTGAACTCTGCATCCTTGTCGCTGCGCGCCTCATGCTGTGCCTTGAGCTGGGCCAGGTACGGCTTGAACGGGTCGGCCGCCGGCTTGACCACCGGGCGGATGGTGTCCCATGGCATGGCTTCGGGCAGGGCACTTTCGCCGATTTCCTTGGTGTCGATGATCGACGGGTAATCGATGTCCGGCAGCACGCCCTGATGCTGGGTACTCTGCCCGGAAACCCGGTAGAACTTGGCCAGGGTCAGTTTCAGCTCGCCGTGGTTGAGCGGCTGAATGGTCTGCACGGTGCCTTTGCCGAAGGTCTGGCCGCCGATGATCAACGCACGGTGGTAGTCCTGCATGGCGCCGGCGAAAATCTCCGAGGCCGAGGCCGAAAGGCGGTTTACCAGCAGCGCCAGCGGGCCTTTGTAGAAGGCGCCGGGGTTTTCGTCTTCCAGCACGTCCACACGGCCGTCGCTGTTGCGTACCAGCACGGTCGGGCCTTTTTCGATGAACAGGCTGGTCAGCTCGGTGGCTTCCTGCAGCGAGCCACCGCCGTTGTTGCGCAGGTCGATGACCACGCCGTCGACCTTTTCCTTCTGCAGCTCGGTGAGCAGTTTTTTCACGTCGCGCGTGGTGCTCTTGTACTCGGGGTCACCGGCACGGTAAGCCTTGAAGTCCAGGTAGAAGGCCGGGATTTCGATGATGCCCAGTTTGTAGTCACGCCCGTCCTGCTTGAGCTTGAGCACCGACTTCTTGGCTGCCTGCTCTTCAAGCTTCACCGCTTCGCGGGTGATCGAAACGATCTTGCTGGTCTGGTCGCTTGGCGCATTGCTGGCCGGGATGATCTCCAGGCGCACCACGGAGCCTTTCGGGCCGCGGATCAGCTTGACCACTTCGTCCAGGCGCCAGCCGACCACGTCGACCATTTCCTTGTTGCCCTGGGCCACGCCGATGATCTTGTCGGCCGGGGCCACCTGCTTGGTTTTGGCTGCAGGGCCTGCCGGCACCAGGCGCACGATCTTGACCTGGTCGTTGTCGCTTTGCAGCACCGCGCCGATGCCTTCGAGCGACAGGCTCATGTTGATGTCGAAGTTTTCGGCGTTGTCTGGCGACAGGTAGTTGGTGTGCGGGTCGTAGGACTGGGCAAAGGTGTTGATGTAGGCCTGGAAGATGTCTTCGGCACGGGTCTGGTCCAGGCGCGAAAGCTGGTTCTTGTAGCGCTTGGTCAGGGTTTCCTGAATCTGCTTGGGCTCTTTGCCGGCAATCTTCTGGCGCAACACTTCGTCTTTGACGCGCTTGCGCCACAGGTCGTCCAGTTCGGCCTGGTTCTTCATCCACGGGGCGTCCTTGCGGTCGATCAGCAAGGTTTCCTTGGTGGTGAAGTCCATCTTGTCGACGCCCTTGTTCAGCTCGGCCAGGGCAAAGTCCAGGCGCTGCTTCACGCGGTCCAGGTAGCGTTTGTAGATGGTGAAGCCAGGGTCGAGGTTGCCGCTTTTGAGGAAGTCGTCGAATTGCGTCTTCCACTTGTCGAACTCGGCAATGTCAGCCGCGGTGAAGTAGCTGCGGGCTGGGTCGAGCAGCTTGATGTAGCTGTCGTAGATGATCACCGAACGGGCGTCATCGAGCGGCGGTTTGCTGTAATGGTGGCGCTTGAGCAGCTCCACCACATTAAGGCTGGCGACGATTTCGTCGCGGTCCGGCTGCAGGCTGTCCCATTTGTTGGCGGCCGCCGCATTGCCGCCGAGCGCAAGGCTACCCAGGCCGATCATCAGGGCCAGGGCGGTGCTAGGTAGGTAATGCTTCATGCTGATTCGACGTGGAGGCAATTGATCACGCATAGTAGGCCGTCTTTTCCGTTGCCGGTTCCATGGAGCCGGACAAATACTGCAAAAAGCCTGGGGTAGGCATACCCCAGGCCCAGTCATGTGATTCAACTATGGAGGCACTGTGAAGGCATTGCAAGGCGTTGACGGACATGTGGCCTGGATCGAGGCCGAACGCCCGGCCTGTGACGCGGGGCAGGTACGCATTCGGGTGGCTGCCGCGGGGCTGAACCGCGCCGACCTGCTGCAAATGAAGGGGTTGTACCCGCCGCCGCCGGGGGCCAGCCCTTACATGGGCCTGGAGTGCGCCGGGGTGATCGAAGAAGTGGGTGCAGGGGCCGACTGGCGGGTGGGCGACCGTGTGTGCGCGCTGCTGGCCAGCGGTGCCATTGCGGAAGAAGTGGTGGTTGATGCCCGCCATGTCCTGCCCGTGCCCGAAGGCCTGAGCCTGCATGAAGCGGCGGCGCT
The genomic region above belongs to Pseudomonas sp. PSKL.D1 and contains:
- the pcaQ gene encoding pca operon transcription factor PcaQ; the encoded protein is MNLDTRIKYRHLLCFLEIARQGSLARAADILAISQPAISKTLKELEDLLEARLFERSRQGVELTPAGTRFMRYAGPSVQALRDGVNSLRGEARAPSQVRIGVLSTVEGLLMPEVLCRLHQRHEGLVISVVTGVSAQLLGQLHLGELELVVGRMTDSPQIQGLSFEHLYSESMALVVRPGHPLLTNAPVDRQQVARYPLVLPPPGTTIRQHADSLFVQCGIQMPAQRLETLSLALSRRYLLGSDGVWVAPRDAVVLDLRRGELAELDLGVREPGGSVGICRNAALPQSLPGQWVCEVLREVAGQYREGAYP
- a CDS encoding carboxy terminal-processing peptidase, yielding MKHYLPSTALALMIGLGSLALGGNAAAANKWDSLQPDRDEIVASLNVVELLKRHHYSKPPLDDARSVIIYDSYIKLLDPARSYFTAADIAEFDKWKTQFDDFLKSGNLDPGFTIYKRYLDRVKQRLDFALAELNKGVDKMDFTTKETLLIDRKDAPWMKNQAELDDLWRKRVKDEVLRQKIAGKEPKQIQETLTKRYKNQLSRLDQTRAEDIFQAYINTFAQSYDPHTNYLSPDNAENFDINMSLSLEGIGAVLQSDNDQVKIVRLVPAGPAAKTKQVAPADKIIGVAQGNKEMVDVVGWRLDEVVKLIRGPKGSVVRLEIIPASNAPSDQTSKIVSITREAVKLEEQAAKKSVLKLKQDGRDYKLGIIEIPAFYLDFKAYRAGDPEYKSTTRDVKKLLTELQKEKVDGVVIDLRNNGGGSLQEATELTSLFIEKGPTVLVRNSDGRVDVLEDENPGAFYKGPLALLVNRLSASASEIFAGAMQDYHRALIIGGQTFGKGTVQTIQPLNHGELKLTLAKFYRVSGQSTQHQGVLPDIDYPSIIDTKEIGESALPEAMPWDTIRPVVKPAADPFKPYLAQLKAQHEARSDKDAEFTYIRDRLALTQKLMNEKTVSLNEQDRRARHDDIEAKQLALENIRRKAKGEEPLKELKKEDEDALPAEDENTKPEDDAYLSETGRILIDYLSASTKVAKQ
- a CDS encoding EAL domain-containing protein, producing MTVVEQLSALSAILAQRSIHSLFQPIMCLSEGRVHGHEALSRGPSNSPLHSPLNLFAIARQAGHLTELESVCRESACRRFSEQQLGGKLYLNVSPESLLEPHYPSGRTLKLLEQVGLAPSQVVIELTEQTPTDDFQLLSNALHHYRDMGFSIALDDLGAGYSSLRLWSELRPEYVKIDRHFIDGIHQDPLKREFVGSILQIARASRAQVIAEGIELAEELEVLREMGVDLVQGYLLGRPQELGVREGQQVLAHLMPVTLTEQPTVGLNATIGQIIELFGRHGHLESLEVLGSDGKPCGLVHRNALPVVASSRINPLLQGAV
- a CDS encoding YkvA family protein, producing the protein MSAPWNFARFLPLAERLLSRGRLPALLFAVARKGPRIGQLREDIKLLQSLCLAWWRGEYRAVSPKALVTVVAGLLYFVSPIDAIPDWLLGVGFLDDIAVLGWVLKTVADELARFKAWRDSQAPERLRVVERLPATPEALHLERDTH
- a CDS encoding helix-turn-helix domain-containing protein, which produces MGIQVISRDGQPEYAVVPWEQYQALLKAAGQAPAEVAVEETVQAPSASLPAFTEVAQLRQAKGIAPEALARNVGVSPAYLSMIESGEREPNDAIRRALAWHLGVAGWSEPS
- a CDS encoding FKBP-type peptidyl-prolyl cis-trans isomerase, whose translation is MKQHRLAAAVALVGLVLAGCDQQASTPELKTPAEKASYGIGLNMGKSLAQEGMEDLDSKAVALGIEDAVGKKEQRIKDEELVEAFTALQKRAEERLAKASEEAASAGKKFLEENGKKPGVVTTASGLQYEVVKKADGPQPKASDVVTVHYEGKLIDGKVFDSSVERGSPIDLPVSGVIPGWVEGLQLMHVGEKYKLFIPAELAYGAQSPSPLIPANSVLVFDLELIAIKDPAKLQGEVPEGEAPAEAPAQ